The window TCGTCGCCGACGACCCGGACATCGAGCCGCCTTACTACCACTGAACGAATCCTCGGCTGTGCCTTGCCCCGAAACCTTCGATCCGACCGCGGGATCGATCGACCGCAGCTGCACAGAGACGGTCAACCGATCCCGCGCATGCAACACGGCGTGTTACATAGCCAGTGTTCTGTCGCAGTAGAGCGAATGTCCTCCAGCGCCACTCGCAACTGCACCGGGTCGCCGCCGAGAGGCTCGACCCCGATCGGGATAGATGCTCTCGCCGACGAGGCGGATTGCGCCAATGACATCATTATCAAGTGAGACTGACGATTCCCCGAGAGCGCTCAGCGGCGTCTGTGATCCTGGTTTTCACCGGGCTCGGCGCGCTGCTCAGCGTGCTCGGACTATTGGCGTGGCGTTACGCGACTCCCCTGGGTAACCCCGTCCACGTGGGCATTCCACCGCCACCACCGCCGCCCATGGATGACGGCAAGATCGGCTACATCTACATCATCGATGGCTACACCTACATCGATGGACCTCACTGGTTCCCGGCAACTGTCTGGTTCCTCGTTGTCGGAACCGCAATAGCGTTCATGACCGCGGCGTTGCTGATTCGAACGGGCTGGAGGCTTGTCCACGCCGCGCCGGGAGAGCCGGGGGAACGATGGCCGATCGTCGCCGCCCTATCAGCATTCGGCGGGCTCTTCGGCCTTGCAGTTTCGATCGCTGGTCGAGCCGCCCAGCCGCGGATCTACTCAGTTGTTCAGTCAGAGCCGCGTGACCCTCAAAATCCATATCCCGACTCGAACCTCATTCACTACGACATGGGCCCGACCTGGGTGATGTTCACCGGCGTGGGCGTTGCCGCCGGCCTCATAGTAGGAAGCATGCTACTTCTCGCCAATTTACGAGCAGCGCACACTGACGGCGGCGCGCAAGAGTCGACGTCCTAGGTCGTACCGGTCGTCGATCGGCGTACGGGGCGGGCTGCACACGGACCTTCCGCAGCGTTGTCGAGCCACCCCTGTGTCTAAGCCGATGGGCTGACACGAGAGGTAACGCGCACTTTGCGTCAGCCGATCTACTCGAACACAACAGCGCGAACGTGCGGGCGTCACGGCGGTGTCAGGGCGTATCGGGCGATCACGTCGGGCAACCAGTCGGGTTCGCCGAATTGCAGACCGTAGCGCTCGGCAAGTGCGGCGATCTCTGTGACATCCGGTTCGCCGGCGGCGATCAGTTCGGACATTTCCAGGAAGCAATGTTCGAAGCCTGCCGGACTGATGATCTCGATCATGCGCGCCGGCACGGTGCCGGCGTTCCACATGGCGTGCATCTCCCCTCGGGGCTTGGTGATGTATCCGCCGGGTTCGAGAACGGCCTCCCGGTCGCCGGAGCGGAATCCGATCACACCCTGGGTAACTATCGAGAATTCGTCCTCCCGCGTATGCAGATGCGGCGGCACCAGCGCACCGACCGGGAAGGGGTGCTCGACGACCGACAACACCCCACCGGTGTCACGTCCCCAGAGCTTGAATTCGACCCCAATTGGGCCCAGATCACCGGTCTGGCCGGTCCCCGAGGGCACGACGACCAGCGGTGGGGGATCGGTTGCATCCACGCTTCTCACCTACTCACCGGCGTTGAAGATCGGGTCACGAGTTCTCTGCTCAACTTTTCGCTGACGGTGCAGGCATTGTCAACGTCCTCGAGGCATGGCCGACCGATGTTCTTAGCCGGCCATCGATACGCAGGCGATGAAGACTCCGGATGGGATGGCGACGGCCAGGACTCGACACTGTTCGCAATGTTGGGCTGGCGATGGTGTCGATTGTGGAACCACCAGCGGGACGAGAACGGCGCCGAGCGCATGTCCGGCTGCCGGCGACGCCCGTCCCGGGACGGGATCGGCAACCGGTGAGAGAACAGGGGCTCACGAGTGCGGTCGTCACTGGCCCCTTGTATCGGGCTCGGCGAGGCCGGGTTGTACACAGGGGACTCGCTGTCCGTTCATCATGTGTGCGGTAGCGGTGGGATTACTCCGCCACGGGGCCCGCAGTAGCGCGACGATGAATCCGTCCTCGGCTACTGGAGCTTCGAATTCGTCGAGCGTGCTCCTGATCAGGACGCTGTGTACATCTGCGGCTGCGGTGGCCGTGAGGACCATCCATGACTCTTTCGGCAAACTCCCATCTGGCTCCGGTGGAGCGGAGCGTTGAACGCTCAGCCGTTGAAGATGCGCCGGGGGAATCCCCGATCGAGTGGTGGAGCTAGAGGGTGCGGGCTCAGAGTGAGCATCGAAGGTAACGACCAGACGCCGGAATCCTGCTCGACGAGCACGGTCCACCGGTTCGTGGCGTCCTCAAGTACCACAGCGGCACTGTTCGGGCGAGCGACCAGTCCTACAGGTATGAGCGGGGGCACAATTCTCAGGATCGGTGAGTCCAGTTCGTCAATCGCGCATTTCACCGCTGGATGGCTCCGGAGATCCTCAGGCATAGCGCCGACTCTAGGCTTGTTCCCGACCTGTAGACGGACGTCTAGTCAACTCGATGACCCGTACCAGGACGAGATCGACGCCCAGCGAACAGCCAACAGCAGTCGGCGCGCTTCCCGTAAGCCGATCCGCTTCCGGTGCTACGAGTCGGGGTCGAGGGCCTGGAGTCGACGCCGCACGCTGAGGCAGTCCCGGAATGGGAAGCTATCGCCCCTCGGGTAGTGACTCCGATGGCCCGAACCACTACAAAGGAATGAGGGCTCGTTACGCGTCGGGGCGCGACAGACGAGTCGCTAGCGCGTGATCTGTGTGGAGAGCAACTCCTCTGGGGGCGCAATTCGGAGGAGACCGCATGAGCGTTCCGCGGGCACGATCAGATGCGGATTGGGAGCGGCAGATTTCGACTGAACAGCACGGCCGCCGAGTCCGGGAACGCTCCCGATCGGCACCGGCCGGGAAACTGGCGTCGATCGCCGACTACTACCGGGCTGTTCTCCCTGCCCATGAGGCCGACGCTCCACCTGACGAGCACGACGAGTGACCCCATGTGTTTCCGTATTCTCGAACGCAGGCCGTACCGAAGGAGGACCGCACCCACCGGATGCGGTCCCGCCGACTAGTTAGACAGCCCGCACGTTCGTGGCCTGGGGACCCTTCTGCCCCTGGCCCACCTCGAACTCCACACGCTGGTTCTCATCGAGGGACTTGAAGCCGCTGCCCGAGATTTCCGAATAGTGCACGAAGACGTCCGGAGTTCCGTCGTCGGGTGCGATGAAACCGAAACCCTTCTCACCGTTGAACCATTTCACAATGCCCTGCGCCATGCCGATACTCCCTACGACCTCGATCCGGGCACTCACATCGAGTTCCCGATCTCGATACCACTGATCCTGCCACCCGACGACGGATCGGGGCCGACCGCATCTGACCGGCGGAACGTGCATACTGCACGACATCACCGCAACTCCCGACATTGCCGCCAGTCGCTCATCGAGCGCCGGGAGGGGGATCGGTAAGTGGTATCGATGCGTCCGAAAGCGCTCTCTCGGCGACAGGCACGGCCACTAGGGGCAACGTCGTCACCGAATCCAATCATCGCAATCAGCCGAAGATCGGGCCGAAGATCGTGACCAGTGGGTACACCGTGTACCAGTAATGGTCACCGAGCCAGTACCACATCGGGGAAGGGGACATCGGAGATCCCCTCGTCGATCACACGGCAAGCGCTCGCGGCCACCCCGACCTACGTCAACGTTCGCCCAGCTGGCCGGCCCTGTCAACCGAGCCCCACACATCAAGGACGCCAGGCACTCTGAAGGATCGGTGAACGGCACGGTACATGTTGGTCTTGGCTACCGTTGTTCTCGTGGCCGATGCAAAAGGACCAGAGACGGATTCCCGATGGGAGGCATCCGAGCTGGCGGAGACCGCCGAGGCGGAGTCGAGGTGGATAGACCAACGTCTGGCTCCATTTCGGGCACACACTGTGAGCTCGATAGTTCCGACCGGGTTCGAGTCGTACTGCCGAATCTTTCACCCCGCGTGGACCGCATATGAGCGTGACGGTTCAGGGGAACGGCCCCTCCGCTGGAACGTGGTCACGGCCCTGAGCGGTGCCGTGTCCCATCCCGCGATGGAGTGGGATTCCATCGTTCGGGGCGTCAGTGAGTCGTCGCGAATTTGGGCAGATCCTCCTCGGCCTGGGGAATTGAGAGTCTATGAAGCCGTGGAAGTGGCGAGGGTGCTGGCCGGTCACACCACAACCCCTGATGTCTGTTTCTTTGCCTTTACAGCGCTCGACAACATGGTCGAGTCTTTCTGCGGCGTCACTTCACGGCCGACGAAGGTCGGGAAGCGGCCGTTTCATGTATTCACTGGACCGATTGGCCGCATCGCGTCTTCGATCGGTCCTTCGATCGCTCTGTCGAGGCCGAATCTGTGGTGGCCCAGAGATGCCGCATGGTGTGTTGGTTCAGACGTCGACCTGATGACGACGTACGTGGGAGCATCCCGCAGTTGCGTGGAGCAGCTCGTGGCCCTTCAGTCGATCGAAGCCATGCCCGTGCCAGGGGACCAGTCGATATTGCGGTCAGCCGACACAATCAACGATTGAGTTCGATGCCTGCATCGGGTCGGCCGCTTCGAATTAAGACCCGATCAACGATCCACTTGTGGTGTCTCATGAAGTCGGATCTCGATAACGGCCAATTCTGCGACACATCAGGTCATTGCCGCAGCCGGCAGTCGTCGTTGCGCCATTCCCCATCCTCGAGCACCCACGGCATGTTGTTGTCGGGCTCCTGAGGGGCCGCCCAAACGGTATCGACGAACCCCCGGCTTCCGTCGACGCGTGCCGTGACCGACACGAGCTCGCGCGGCGTGGCTTGGTTGAAGTCACTCAGAGCGACATACTCCTTCTCCGAGAACGTCTCCTTACATGTCTGAGTTAGCAGCTCATAAGCCTTGACTCCGTCCCCCTGATAGAACTCCCGCTGATGGATCTCTGCCACATGCTGCAACGCGGCCTGCGGATCCTCAGCGGGATCAGGACCGTCGGGCTCCGACGAGCACCCCAGTAGAGTGCAGAAACGGTCGCAGTGAGACGACAGTGGCGAGTGAGCTTCTCATCTCACATGAATTCCAAGGTCACCACAGCCGAAACCGCCTAGGACCGACTAGGCGCCAGGCGGGGCCGATTCGCGTAGTCACAGGACCGAGGACGTGGATGATCGCGATGTGCCCTCGCAGGTGCGGTTCCACCGCCCACGAGTACCGGACGCTGCTCGATCAGTTCGGGTGGAGTGGAGTGGAGTGGAGTGGAAAGTTGTCCGGCTGATCAGTCCGGCTGCGTGCGGCGCCGTTCCTGGCGACGGACGTGGCGAGCCAAGAGATACGCCCGGTTCTTCTCGCTGCGGAAGATCTCGTGGTTCACAGCGTGTTCGATCATTCCCGGGGCCTCGAGCACCCGCTCCGCGGCCAAACGCATCAACTCGGCACGATCGGACCCCACCAGTGCGGCCAAGGCGTCGAGCCTGTCCCGCAACGGGGCATCGAAGTGCACATTCACCCTGGCGGAAAAGATCTCGGGCCTAAGATCGCGCAACGGTGCGATGTTCTCCAGGTCCCCCGCGAGATCACCAGGCTCATCGAGCAGGCGCCGAAGGGCAACCCGAACAAGCGCGGTGCTGAGCTTGTCCCCGTGCCGGCCGGCGAGGCCCCAGACCTGTTGCTTCGCTGAGGGGTTGACCATCACCTCGACCTTGTCGGACAGTCCGGTCCGCCCCGCCTCGCGGAGCATCGGATGCTTGTAACGGCCGGGGGCTTCCAGAAATCGGTGCAGCGCAATCCGCATGAGTGCACTGACCGTGGTGCCGTACTCGGCGGCCAACACCCTGAACTTCTGCGCGGTCTCCGGCTCCAGTTTGAGCGTGAGCATGACCAGCGGGACCGCCCGCCGGACTGCCGAGAGTCGCCGCGCCTCCTCGAGACGGTTGCCGACCGCTTTGGGCTGGGTGACCAGTCGTCGGCAGGCGACGCGGATCAGCGCCCCGAACCGGCGCGGGCCGATGCCCTCGGCCATCTCGTCGAGTCGGTATTTGGTCTCCGGGTCGAAGCGCAGCGCGATGGGATCACCCACCGGGATCCGCCCTGGCCTCGACTCCGTCATCCCTCCATCTTCTCGTCCTTCTCGTCCTTCTCGTCCTTCTCGTCCTTCTCGTCCTTCTCGTCCGCCGGTGCGCATGAGTGTGCCCCGGCAGCGGCCAGCCGTTCCATCAATCGCACTCGGCTGTGATCGCCGATGCAGGACACCACTGGGTGATTTCGAGACTCCCCCGCTTGTTACCGGTGGGAATGGTGAACGTACATGCCGCCAGCCATTCGCCCCGGGAGGTACGCCCCCAAGCCCGGAGCAGTCCGCGGACTCGAACATCCAGGTCAAGCCCTTCGGCTCGCACTCGAAGGGGCAGGTCGTTCGCGGATCGTCCGCCGTCGTGAGCGATGGCGGCCGAGACGTCGACCATGACCCGCTGGGGTGGGTCGACGACCCGCCACGGCTTCGGGTCGTAGACCGACTCCCATTGTTCGAACACACATTCGATCCTAGCTGCTAACGTGATGGTCGCCGCCAGCGGCCGGCGAGGGTCCCTGTGTGTTCTGTCAAGAAGGTGCGCGTTCGAACATCGGGGCTTAAAGAGCTTGGTGCGGGTCGATGAGGGAAGCGTCGACCCGCACCTTTCTGCACTCTGTGACGCACCCATCCGCCGGTGATGGTTCGACATTCGGTCGGCGATGTGAGTCGCCTGCACACCCTGAACACGTCGACCCATCCATCCGTCAGCCCTCTGGGTGCCGGTGTCGTTCGTTCTCAGACGGTCAGCGTTCCTTAAGTGGAACGACCAGTCCGATCACGATTGCGGTCGGATGACCTCCTCTGGGACCCTCGAAGAATGGGCGTTGACGGATCAGCTCCACACGAAGAGCCAACCATCGAGATCCTCTCTGGAACGCTCGAAGAAGACCTCGAATGGAAGGTGACCTGCAGGTGGCAGGCGGCTGATCGATCAGCGCCGAAAGGGAACCTTTCGAACATCTCGATGTTCGCCGCAACGGCAAAAGGTTGCTGAGTAGCGGATTCGAGGGCCCTCCTCTCTATCCCGATTCCCCCGTCAACGAATGGCGCGGAACATCTGGCGATCTTCCCTACTTTGTGATGGTGCGAACGCATTCGAGCATTGATCAGGTGGTCGCCGTGACCGGCCGCGGCACCGAGGTCGAGCTCGCCCTTTCGGCCGTAGTTCCTGAATTTGAGCTGCGTTTTGCCTGCGCAGCTCTGCCCAACGGTGAGGACCCCGGCGTGTTGCTTGTCGCGAGAGAAGGGGAAGAGCCAGCGGTCATTCGCACACCTCCACCGCCGCATCGATAGCCCGGTGTGATCGATCCTTTTCGGGACGAGCCCCGACCACTACGGACACGCCTGGGCGCCGATCTCCGTCCCGGTGCAGGTTCCGCTACCGGCGAGTCGCCGGCGATCCAGGCTTGAGAAGCACTGCACTGAATCTATGCGGGTTCGGAGACCGCGTTGAGTTTTTCCAAGTGATCGTCTCTCATGGTGCGCCACAGTCGTTTCGCGACCTGGCGTTTGAGGCAGCGCATCGCTTCCCGTGGGGTTTTACGGTCGTCGATCTCGCGTCGGTAGTACTCATAGCCCGGGCTGCTGGAGGTGCGCGCCTGGGTGACGGCGACGATGTGGATTGCGGAATTGAGCGTGCGATCGCCTGTACGAGAGAGCCGGTGCCGTTGCTTGTCGGCGCTGGCCACCTCCACCGGTGCGGTGCCGGTGTAGGTGGCGTAGGCGGCCTCGTTCGCGAACCGGGTCGGGATTCCGGTCCGAGCGAGGATGCGGCAGGCGGTGACGGTGCCGACGCCAGGAATCTTCGGCAACTTGGTGCCGCACGCGGCCAGCTCGGTCCTGATCCGGGCGGTGAGGTCCTCTATCTGGAACCGGGTCCGACGGATGTCCCCGACGATGTCGAGCCCCACCTTCTTCCGCATCGCATCGGCCTGGCTGGCTGGCCGGATCCGTTTGAGCTGGTCGGCGGCGTCTTCGGTGTCGAAGTCCCGCTCGACTCCGCCTGGTAAAAGTTCCCGCAGGATCGCGTGGAGCTGGTTGATCAGGCGGCCGTTGTGTTTGACCAGGTCGATGCGGCGCTCGTCCAGGATGCGCAGAACATCGGTATGCCCTTCGGGGGCGACCGGCCGGAAATCGCCCTGGCTGAACGCGACGCACGCCGCGGCGGCCTCGTCGATCCGATCGTTCTTGCGCCGGCCACCACGGGAGTTCACGGACCCGGGCCGTCGCGGTCGAGGGCATCCACGACCGCTTCACCTCTACCGATGAGCCATTGGGTGAGGTGATGACCGAGCCCGGAGGCGTTCTCGACCGCCCAGATGCGGTCTGGCCACTGCTTGGACCAGGTCATCAGCTGGGCGTAGTCGTCGAAGGATGCGTTGATCCGTATCGAGCCGAGGTCCTTGTTGGAATCGGAGGCGACCGCTGTCGCGGTGTGAGTGGACTTGTGCGGGTCGATGCCGATCACGATCACCTGGCGTTCTCCTCTTCCGTGCTGGTGGACGGGGTATCCGCTGCTGGCATTCCGACTTACGGTCACCGCGCGGGTGACGTCCCTGTGTTGAGCCAAGCGGCGAACAGAGACCGCGGGAAGAGCAAGACCCTCTGTGAGCCAACCCTCCGGCCGGTCGGTCGAGTGGCAGGAAGCACCTCGAGCCATCCCCACGGTCTCCTACGGCACGCTACGAAACCCGTCGGTTCGAACACGAGCCGCCACGCCATACAAGTCGGAAGCGCAGGCCGCTGGCGTCGCGCTTCGCTTCCACGCCGCGTCGGCTTTCTACCTGGCACCATAAACCCCAAACCCGCCCATTCCTGGGCGATGAGAGTAACGAGGAGACCCGTATATGGCATTGCCCGTCTTGACCCCCGAGCAGCGTGCGGAAGCACTGGAGAAGGCCGCGGTAGCGCGTGTCGCCTGCCATGAGCATGGGACCGTCTTGACCTGATTTTTGCCACCCTCATGGGACCACTCGGATTGCCAGTTATGGGACCACCCGGCGCGTCGCGCCGAAGTCCCGTCGGATCGCTCGTTTGATCGTCGTGTCGGTATCCCCGGTCACGAAGGCGGACGGGCATGGCGTTTCGGGAGGTCAACGTGAACGAAGTCAAGGAAGTGCTCCGGGTATGGCTCGGGGTTCCCGGGTCCAGGCCGCCGGGGTTACGCACGATCGCGGCGCACTGCGGGGTGGACCGCAAAACGGCCCGGCGGTACATCGAGGCCGCCCAGGCCGCGGGCCTGCAGCGCACCGACGGGGTGGAGGCGCTCGACGACGGGCTGATCGGGGCGGTGATCGAGGCGGTGCGCCCGGCCCGCCCGAACGGACACGGGTCTGCCTGGGACCAACTGCTGAGGTTCGAGGACCAGATTCGGGCGTGGGTGGCCGGGGACGGGAACCATCCACCGTTGACGATCACCAAGATCGAGACCCTGCTGGCCCGCCAGGGCTGTGTGGTGCCGTATCGGACATTGCATCGATTCGCCACCGAGCGGTGTGGTTTCGGCCGCAAGGACACCACCGTCCGCATCGTCGACGGCGATCCGGGCAGTGAATGCCAGATCGACTTCGGCTACCTGGGCTATCTGACGGATCCGGAGACCGGGCGGCGCCGCAAGGTGCACGCGTTGATCTTCACCGCGGTGTACTCGCGGCACATGTTCGTGTGGCTGACGTACTCGCAGACCCTGGCGGCGGTGATCGCCGGCTGCGAGGCGGCGTGGGCATTCTTCGGAGGTGTCTTCAGGGTCCTCATTCCGGACAATCTCAAACCGGTGGTGGCCGACGCGGACGCGGTCAATCCGAGGCTGTCGCAGGGCTGGCTGGACTACGCCCAGCACACCGGGTTCGTCACCAATCCGGCCCGGATCCGATCCCCGAAGGACAAACCTAGGGTCGAAAGGGCCGTGCAATATGTGCGCGGAAACTACTGGGCCGGCGAAAACTTCACAGATATCGCCGAGGCGCAACAACGTGCCGAATCATGGTGCCGTGACACCGCTGGGATGCGGACCCACGTCCGCCACCGCCGCCCGCCCGCTCGAGGTGTTCGACGAGGACGAGGCACCGATGCTGCTGCCCGTCCCGCCGGTCTACGACGTGCCGATCTTCAAACAGGTCAAGGTGCACCGCGACTTTCATGCCGAGGTCGCGAGGGCGCTGTATTCGATACCAGGACAGTGGATCGGCAGTGTGCTCGAGGCCCGGGCCGACAGTGCGCTGGTGAAGTTCTACGCCCGCGGAACCCTGGTGAAGGTGCACCCCCGGCAGCCCGCCGGCGGGCGCAGCACCGACCCGGAGGATCTGCCCACCGAGAAGGTGGGATACGCGATGCGGGACCTGGACCGACTCGTCGCCACCTGCACCGGTCACGGCCGCGCCGTCGGCGTCTACGCGCAACGTCTGCTCGACGACCGGTTGCCCTGGACGCGGATGCGGGCGGTCTACCGGCTGCTCGGACTGGTCCGCCGCTACGGACCCGGCCCGGTCGAGTCCGCTTGTTCAACGGCGCTCGATCTAGATGTGGTGTCGGTGAGCAAGATCGCCTCGATGCTCGAACGCGCCACCGAGACCACCGCACCGCTACTGCCGGCCGCCGGGTCGGCGGCACCGTCCCGGTTCACCCGCGACCCCGCCGAGTTCGCCACCGACCGGACCGGCCCCGCCACGTCTGGGACCACCTCCGCCACGGAGAGGACCACCCCTGACACTTCTGGGACCGATAGTGCCACCGAGAGGACCGGGCATCTGACGGTGATCACCGGCGGCAACGCCGCCACGAAGGAGACACGATGACCACCCCACCCACACCGGTGGCGGGGCCGGTCGACCCGATCGGCGCCGACCTGATCGCCCTTCTCAAGGCCCTCAAAC of the Rhodococcus oxybenzonivorans genome contains:
- a CDS encoding cupin domain-containing protein produces the protein MDATDPPPLVVVPSGTGQTGDLGPIGVEFKLWGRDTGGVLSVVEHPFPVGALVPPHLHTREDEFSIVTQGVIGFRSGDREAVLEPGGYITKPRGEMHAMWNAGTVPARMIEIISPAGFEHCFLEMSELIAAGEPDVTEIAALAERYGLQFGEPDWLPDVIARYALTPP
- a CDS encoding cold-shock protein; amino-acid sequence: MAQGIVKWFNGEKGFGFIAPDDGTPDVFVHYSEISGSGFKSLDENQRVEFEVGQGQKGPQATNVRAV
- a CDS encoding CopG family transcriptional regulator; its protein translation is MTESRPGRIPVGDPIALRFDPETKYRLDEMAEGIGPRRFGALIRVACRRLVTQPKAVGNRLEEARRLSAVRRAVPLVMLTLKLEPETAQKFRVLAAEYGTTVSALMRIALHRFLEAPGRYKHPMLREAGRTGLSDKVEVMVNPSAKQQVWGLAGRHGDKLSTALVRVALRRLLDEPGDLAGDLENIAPLRDLRPEIFSARVNVHFDAPLRDRLDALAALVGSDRAELMRLAAERVLEAPGMIEHAVNHEIFRSEKNRAYLLARHVRRQERRRTQPD